Below is a window of Humulus lupulus chromosome 2, drHumLupu1.1, whole genome shotgun sequence DNA.
GAGGCTTTACCATGCCAGATACTTGACACATTTGAGCAAGTTCACTGCAAAACCCACGTGCAACACTCTCTTGCACACTTCGTGAGAAGTTAATACACGCCCACCGGCTTACTGTCATTCCATTAATCATTTTCTGTATTGCACGTACAGCAGATATTAATTGAATCAGTCATTAGACAATTCAAATACTTAAAAATACCCAGTTTAATAGTCATATAAAAAGCCTAAGGTGGATACATACACAATTACCATACCTTGTTCATCATGTTCCACTGACCAACTTGAGGCAAGCAATTCTTTTCCTTTCCAGTGTCATGATACTTCAACTGCAGAAAAGAATACTAAGACATGGTGAAAActgaaaaattaaaattttatgcAATAGCATCTTCAGTATGAAATGTAGAACTATGAAACATAAAAAGTTGAAGTGAATTGCTCCATTACCCAGGGTGCAGGAAGAATTCGAGCTTCAACAGATGCTAGTTTTTCACTGATCCTGATTCCAAACTCTTTCGCATAAGGATCTTGGTCGTAAGCATTATGTTCAACGGTCTGTTTAAAAGTTAAAAATGAATTATTGACCAAGGAACAAAAATCAGTTGGAAAATGATTAAATAGTTTATGGTATTATTGAAATTTACATGTCTCAAGCTTTTTCATCGCAAGTTCATGGAATTTACTTACATCAACCAAACATGGCAGCATACTTGATTGTGCTTTCTAATCATATTTCAATCTCAGCCAATTTTCAAACTTCTTAACCAAAAACCAGCAAGTTGTAGCAATTATAGACCTATAATTTTACAATTACAGAACTTCATCTTATGACTTTTATTTGTCTTCAGAAGGACTACCATGTTACATACATGTAAACatacatataggtttttcaacacAAGTTTATGGCACTTACTTGGATTAAGCAAAACATGGAAGCATATTTGTTTCTGATTTCTGGTTATAGTTCAATCTCAACTAGTTTCCAttcttttctctcaagaaaaaagaaaagaaagaaagaaagaaacagCAAGTTGTAGCAATAAAAGTAGACCTATAACTCTATAATTAAAGCATTTCATCCTATAATTTGTCTTAAAAAAACCTGCAAAATGGCAGCAAAAGTAGACCTACAAAACACAGCAATTAACAAATACCTTCAGGATGTCTTGTTCACGATCCTTGGGTCTTTGGCATGTAACTTTTAGTAGTGCAGTAATTTGCTTCTCATTTAACCTTTTTGTATATCTTTGGCCCTCAACAATTTTGCAAGCCTGTTAAAATTAGAGGCAAGTTAATATCAAcaaaaaattgaagagaaataAAGAAAACAATCGGAAAACTTGTATGATCTCTCCCTACCTCCATGGGTAAATAGTTTGCCTTCTTCTGATTTCCCACTTGAAGGCAAGGAAGATGTGCATGTTGAATAGTGAAACCATACATCTCCTGGAAGTATTCAACAACTGATTTCATCGTTGAGTTCTCATCAACAGGGAACCTGATAGAAAAATATTCACAAAAAGACATTAGCATACAGATACTTGGAAATCATTCACAGAAAGACATTAGCATACAGAAAAGCAAGAGACAAATCTTTGATTTTACAACAGACTCTGAAATAACTACTATTCACCAATTAATAAACTTCATATAACAATAGGCATTACATGCTACTGCATATATGTATTCGTCAACAAAAGAAAATCACAACAGGCTTACACTAGGGAAGAGAAAATCCAAACCACTTTTACATCTTGAAGATATGGGTAATAGGCTTACACTAGTTCCCTTGTGGGTTGAGATGTCAAGCCCGAAACACGATACTTTCTACGAATATTTGCTCTGTGTGTAACTTCAACTTTCACTCCTCTAAGAGCCTTCTTAATCTAGTGACCCAAATCAGGAGACAACAAAGTTATAATTAACTAAAAAAGATAGGTAATATAATCTTGAGATACAAACACCAGATACAAGTGTATGAATAGTACCTTTATGCGATCTGAATCAGACAAGGGCCTAGATAACACATCTTTTCCAAGAAGTTGACCAACAAACTCAATTACAGGCAGAGGTTCAATGAATGCAGCTGATGCCATATCTATAACATTAGACATTTAACACATAAGAGAACATTTCAGATACCACAATTCTAAATAGAAAATTCAATTAACTGGAACTAATTTACCAATATTCAGAGATAGGCCCATCTGTGTTGGCCTTATGCTCTGGTAAAATCCACACCATGATTCCAAGCCCTCACCAAGCCGCTGTGGAACTCTAATATCGGGTGAGAAGAAGGATCTCCCAACGGGGCAATACCTTAATCAAATCAAGTTTCAGTAAGAAAAAGAAAATCTCAATTATCAGCTACTAAGAGAATCTGTGGAAAATATACCTCCTGTTTGAGAGCTCTCTTAATACAATGTCAAGAATTTGGAGAGCTTCCTGGGGTGCATCAGCACACTTCCCAGCTAAAAACTGGCCCAAATGATGCAAATTTGCCTTTGCCACAAACTTAAGCACTACTTTGTACTGTCTCTCCCTTCTGCAATTTTACATTCAGATAACTTTGACTTTAGTCCCACTctatcatatatttattcaaacaaATACTTAATCGCAGTCTGTATGCCCAAAAAAAAATCCTGTAATCAACCCTTGCGTTTTCttgaatttattttttttattttttctttcgcCAAAGTAATATTATAAACATACCAAGAAACAAACACATTTGATTTAAATGGCACAACTGGCACAAATGGGAAGGAAGAATGTCATACTTGGGACCGTGAACTACATCTTCTTCATCTATAAGCTTAACGTTGAACTCCTTCCATGTAAAGGGCAACTCACCAGCGGTATACAGACTTTTTCTGCCATCATAGGCAGGTAGTCTCATTCCTAGGTCAGTCTCTTTGTACAGCCTCACCAGTTCTGCCATGATGGCCCTGTTCACATTTCTTGATGCCACTTCAGGAGTAATGGTGACCTGCAACAAAAGCAGACCACTGATAGTGAAAAGGCATCCCAACAATAAGAACAAAATTGAAGACCAAGTTGAAATTTCATCAGAGCCtaaaaaataaagttaaaatCTCATAAATGAGTAGAAGAAAAGGACAAGTAAAATCAGATACCCCTCTTGTTAATGATCTTCAATGCACTATAGCAAGAATAATATAAAGAAAAACAAAGCATACACAACATTGAATGTCAGGTAATGGGCCCAATTATCAGAAAAGAAAAACCCCATCAGAGCAAATTCCTAAGCAATCTTATCattcattagaaaaaaaaatactaagaaTACTGAGAAGAATAACCCCATCAGAGTAAATTCCCAAACAATCTTatcattcattaaaaaaaaaactaataatacAGCTTACATCATACTGGTTCAAATCCTTGTCCGGTAACTCAGCAAAGAAATGGTTAGCCTTTACAATGCACTTGGTCCCAACTTGGCCAAACCCAGGTCTTCGAGCAAATCTCAAAGACTTGCTTGAACTCGGAAAACCCACGTCCATCTCACACGTGTGGCCACCATTTTCGACGGAGGAGCCACTCGGACTACCGGCGACGAGATTCTCCGGCACTGGTTTATGAGCCACCGTGCAGGGTCTTGAACTGGGTCGCATACAAACGTCTCCCTGGTCGGATTTCCGGCCACCTcgacctcttcttcttcctctgtTTTTTGTAGGAGGCGAAGCTTGGTTGTTGGTTTTAGCGTTATGGGGTTCTTGGGTTGGTGGCCCTTTGCCATTTTGGGCAGTTTTGGGTTGTTTCAGAGATGGGTTCATGGAGTTTTGGAGATGGGTTTTGATCACCAGGTGTTGCTCTGAGCTTTCTTTCATTTGCCTTATCGGCATTCTCCTCTACTCACTTGTAAAACACGAAATGCTTCTTCTTTGCCTTCCACTCttcaataaaatatattacaactgaaaataaatacaaaaaattatGTCAACCAAAGTAACAAGAAATCCAAAAGGAGAAAAGAATCTTACCAAGCTCTGAAAATAGGGTAAATAATTGACAAGAAATATAAATGTATAAATGGGTAAGACTCATTTgctttttttttcatgaaaaagtTAATTACTACTTTGCAAAATTGAACAAAGCAGAAAAAGAAACCCagaatgaaaatatatttttatatacatGTAATATTGAAGTGAATTAGGTGAGGAAGAGTTACAGTATATCTCTCTGACTTGACATTTTTGCAGGCACATTGAGTACAGAATgcaaaaaaattacttttaaaaataataaatatgtgGTAGGACTATAACAAATATTGAATATCTAGTTCCTTAGTTTTGGTTCAAAATCTCAAAAGACTAACCAATGAGAAAAATGGCAGAAGATAGGGAAGgactataaaataaaataaaaagaacgaaAAAATCTAACTTAACAACTTGTAAAATCATAAATGCATAGACAAAACAGACTATTACCCAGAAACCGAAGTTTAGTTCAGATAGTTCTATTAGAAGACCAATGACTATGAAAAGAatattaaaaatagtaaatatatTGTTATATGCACATGTATATACATACGGTAGTTGCTA
It encodes the following:
- the LOC133819154 gene encoding protein argonaute 10, whose protein sequence is MPIRQMKESSEQHLVIKTHLQNSMNPSLKQPKTAQNGKGPPTQEPHNAKTNNQASPPTKNRGRRRGRGGRKSDQGDVCMRPSSRPCTVAHKPVPENLVAGSPSGSSVENGGHTCEMDVGFPSSSKSLRFARRPGFGQVGTKCIVKANHFFAELPDKDLNQYDVTITPEVASRNVNRAIMAELVRLYKETDLGMRLPAYDGRKSLYTAGELPFTWKEFNVKLIDEEDVVHGPKRERQYKVVLKFVAKANLHHLGQFLAGKCADAPQEALQILDIVLRELSNRRYCPVGRSFFSPDIRVPQRLGEGLESWCGFYQSIRPTQMGLSLNIDMASAAFIEPLPVIEFVGQLLGKDVLSRPLSDSDRIKIKKALRGVKVEVTHRANIRRKYRVSGLTSQPTRELVFPVDENSTMKSVVEYFQEMYGFTIQHAHLPCLQVGNQKKANYLPMEACKIVEGQRYTKRLNEKQITALLKVTCQRPKDREQDILKTVEHNAYDQDPYAKEFGIRISEKLASVEARILPAPWLKYHDTGKEKNCLPQVGQWNMMNKKMINGMTVSRWACINFSRSVQESVARGFCSELAQMCQVSGMEFNTEPVIPIYNARPEQVEKALKHVYHASMNKTKGKELELVLAILPDNNGSLYGDLKRICETDLGLMSQCCLTKHVFKISKQYLANVSLKINVKMGGRNTVLLDAISCRIPLVSDVPTIIFGADVTHPENGEDSSPSIAAVVASQDWPEVTKYAGLVCAQAHRQELIQDLYKTWQDPVRGTVSGGMIRDLLVSFRKATGQKPLRIIFYRDGVSEGQFYQVLLYELDAIRKACASLEPNYQPPVTFIVVQKRHHTRLFANNHRDRSSTDKSGNILPGTVVDTKICHPTEFDFYLCSHAGIQGTSRPAHYHVLWDENNFTADAIQSLTNNLCYTYARCTRSVSVVPPAYYAHLAAFRARFYLEPEMQENGSNGHPSKGTRTAGDLGVRPLPALKENVKRVMFYC